The genomic segment ACGTCAGAGGGGTCTACTCTATAGAAGACGGGAAAGACACCAATTCTTCCTTCCACCTGAAGCTTCATTATCATTTGGAGCTCCATTAAGCACCACCTGGAAGTAGGGTAGTTCTCTGAGAGAACCACGACAACGAAATCCGAACCTTCAATTGCTCTGTGGAGTTCTTCAGAAATGTGGTCGCCTAGCTCAAGCCTTTTGTCGTCTTTGAAGGTAGCAATTCCTCTGCTAGCAAGAGCTGCGTACAAATGGCTGACGATAGAATGTCGAGTGTCTTCCCCTCGGAAACTGAGGAAGACATCATAGTTGGATGCACGAGATGCGGATGAGGAAGCCATGGTCGGAAAAACTTGGTTTAGAAGAGGCTCAAAATCTTTTCTTTAAGTTTCGATGCTCTGATTCAGCACATCAAAGGGATTtcaaacgaaaagaaaaaagcaagaCTTGTTTAAACACATATTTAGTTTCAGAgtgtttagaaaaaaagattatagtTCTCTCTCTTACCGTTCGAGTCTGGACGAAGGTAGGTGATGGAGATGGCTACAGTAGAATTAGGACCCTTGAACTCACTTTACTTATTGGATTGCAGAGCACTTGATGGGAagatacagaagaagaagctgcgaTGAAGTCTCTTTCCATTATCCTTGCTTTTGATTTCCCTTTGGCCAGGTCTTCACTTTCAggtaatttagaattttttatctATCAAGCTAGTGGATCGTGTCTTGGAGCGGtgagtctttgtttttgttatgtctTTTTATCCCGGAGTTTGTATCAGTTCGGccataaaaatagatatatatataaaaagaaccAAATGCCACTTTTTATGCTGTCATTTTgatagaaaattatttaaaactttgGAAACAATcactgttttgttttatttgaatatttctaagtaaagtttttgtctttctttgacttgtttgtttCGCACTAGTAGTGTTTAGTGTTTTATTAAGCGGTCTGTTTGGTTGTAAAGTTGTTTCACACGTGGGTTTTGAGTTCGGGGGTTAGTATTCATTTCAGCAGcattagtttttcttctttgttgttggaacttggaaccaaaccaaatgtcttcttcttcatcttctacttCCTTTTTGTTGCTTGGAAGGGAGGTTGATGTCTTCCTAAGTTTTTGCTGCGAGACTAGGCAtggatattttcaaaacaatttgattAAACATggcattaaaacatttttatccTACAGATGCTTGGAGACGAGATTCGGACGAATAAGTGAACGGACAGTCAAGGCTTTGGAAGAGGCAAAAGTCGCGGTCTTTATGACGTCTGAGACGAAACCTTTTTCCATCGGGTTCCTAGAAGAGCTCATAGTAATACTCGAATTCCAACAAAGAGGTTCACTCATGGTCATACCCATTTTTCTTACGGGTTCCTCTGTTAATGCTGATGAGATCTGCCGACAGTATCCGGACATGGCCCCAAGTTGGATAACTGCACTTACCAAATTGACCAACATTGCAGCCGAGTATCCGTTTTCTCAAAATCCTGCAGGTATGGACCTGTTTGAGTGGTTCAACAAAATTGCTCATGACATATCTCTTGTCTCTCTCTACTCCACACCTAACGGTTTAGTTGGCCTTGTTGCAATGGATCGTCACATGAAAGTGGTTTATGACTTGTTGGATTTAGAAGTTGACAAAGAGGTTCGTACCATTAGCATTTGGGGTAGTGGTGGTGTTGGAAAGACAACACTTGCAAGGTACATTTATGCCGAGATCTTTGTCAAATTTCAGACATGTGTTTTCCTAGATTGTGTTGAAAACATTGAAGACAAGGTTCTTAACTTCGAAGGGGAAGAAGATCCAACGGTAGTAACGTGTTCAGATCACGACTGGCTTGAAATTGCCAAAGCAAGGCGTAAACACCGGAAAGTTCTCCTTATCGCTGATGATGTGAACGGCATCGAACAAGGGAAATGGATCATTGAATACGCTAACTGGTTTGCTCCAGGAAGCAGAGTCATTCTTATTAGCCAAAACAAGGATTTGCTTGTTGACGCGGGAGTAAAGCATGTGTATGAAGTCAGATCTTTAAGATATGATGAAGCTCTTCAACTCTTCTCTCAATTTGCTTTCAAGCAGTCTTATCCACCTTCTGATTTCGAACAGCTTGCCGTTCGTGCTGTCCATCTCGCAGGCTTTCTTCCTTTGGCCCTTCGACTGCTAGGGTCTTTTTTAGCTGGTAAAGGTCGAGAAAACTGGGTAGCTGCACTGTTCAAACTCAAGGCAAAGCTAGGTGGAAATATAATGGAAGTGTGGAAACTTATGGAACCATCAGGAGATAGAGGTCAAGAGGAGTGGGAACCTGCTGCAGACATAATGGAAGGGAACGAATCATCCGAAGACGAGACATAATAGCAGTATGAAGAGTCACTTGTACCGGTTCCCTTtcatctgttttgtttctttgatgatAATATGAGTGTGAAGCTTGCAAACAATGGTATTCAGTATCTCGTACgttgattattaattttcagCACAGAGAATCACTGAAACAGAGTTGATTATTAATTGGTGTATGAATTTCTCTGCTTCCACTGAGTTGTACGAAGTTAGTGACAGACATAATCCTCAGCTTTAAGTTCAACTTAATGATAATACCATATGCATGCTCACAAGGGATTCCTCTGATCTCCCACTTCCTAAAACTACAAGTTCTATAATTCAAACTCGCACGGTAAGAACAACCATAGCTAGAAACCATAGCTCGAAATATCTTATTTTTGCTTATGTGAACCTTAAACCTCTGCAGCATCTTAAAGTTCATTTGCAATATATTCTTCCACATATGATCTTCACACACCCTTGTGATCATGAgatttagcatttttttttggcaatgcGTACCACTGCAAGCAGAGCAATCATTTCTAACATAGTACCAATGGCTTCTCTCTTGCTTTGACTATTCCAATATGGCTAAATGACAGATTTGTATCATCCATCATATAATGTAAAAGCTGTTACTACCATCAATAAACtaagattgaaaaaaattacaagaataCTCTCAACGAAGATAAGAGAATagagataaaataaataatcatgtTGGCCTCGTCCTTTTTGCAGAGTACTCCTCCTTATCATTACATCTCGACTTGTTTTGGTCACATGGACGTAAGTCAAACTTGCTTCGTAGTTGTTTCCTCCTCTTATAAACTCTTAAAGAGACTTGTGGATTTGCACTAAACTAGGAGTATAAAGAAAGCACACCTGATGATAGTTATTGGTGCTAGGGTGAAGAGGATGTACGGGGAGATCCACTTGTCTAAAGAATCCATCCTCTCCGAAGATGCTAAGTTTTCCTTTACTATCCAAAACCATAgcgactttcttctcctcgtcaatgaagaaaccTATAGGAAACAGTTCCCAAAAGAGCTCGGGGACCCCTGGTCTCCTATCCAGTATCAAGAACTTGCTCCAGGACACCTGACTGGGGTCAATGACAGTCGTAACCCATATCTCATCCACGGTAGGTTGATGAAACTTCAACAGAAGGGCAAGCTTGTCTCCTCTAAGACGAGATAGAACCGCATACTTTACAAGAAGATCATCCTCGTCCGGAGGAAGAGGGAGAACGGGACCAAATCTCTcgtttgtaaaatcaaaacagactAGGCCATCATATTGACAGTATGAGTTCCTATGTAGTGTAGCAAGCCAGTAAGTGTTCCCCTTGAGAGGAACGCAATCCTTATGATTCGTTATACTCCAGTGTGGAGTACCCACATCTAGAGTCTTCCATGAATTAGAGTCGAAACCGTAGATTTCGTATATTTCGTAGCAAAACAGGTGTCCAGTTCGGAGCCACATTTTTACTTCCATAAACCTTAAGATCTTGTGTGAGTTCTTATTATAATCGTATCCCAGAGCGTACCTGTAGCAGTCATATACATAGCGGTCGCTTAAGCagggaaaagaaaaactagGTGGTTCGATCCACCTGGTTTGCCTCAAAAACGGATTCAAAACAAGCAGCCTAAAACTGTCTTTCAAGGCGCATAACAGTAACCCGTCGCAGTGACAGACTTTCATTATATTCTcttgttgtcgttgttgttgatCATCTAGGCAACTAAGTTTTCCTTTAATCTCTGTAGATGGGTGATCTACGTCGTCCAC from the Camelina sativa cultivar DH55 chromosome 12, Cs, whole genome shotgun sequence genome contains:
- the LOC109128020 gene encoding toll/interleukin-1 receptor-like protein — encoded protein: MASSSASRASNYDVFLSFRGEDTRHSIVSHLYAALASRGIATFKDDKRLELGDHISEELHRAIEGSDFVVVVLSENYPTSRWCLMELQMIMKLQVEGRIGVFPVFYRVDPSDVRHQQGSFDLEGYERDPQMVDKVPKWREALKMIADLSGVASGQCIDEATMVRKIVEDISKRKAMMQKIDFRNIVRVDTHLQELKSLLDMDSXESIET
- the LOC104733960 gene encoding F-box/kelch-repeat protein At4g33290-like, yielding MAMTISDLPEDLQREIVCRVTQKDMRAVRLTCKTWDTLWKSERFRKMHMCNEEAAREEGESRVIALIDWNLHLISVVVDDVDHPSTEIKGKLSCLDDQQQRQQENIMKVCHCDGLLLCALKDSFRLLVLNPFLRQTRWIEPPSFSFPCLSDRYVYDCYRYALGYDYNKNSHKILRFMEVKMWLRTGHLFCYEIYEIYGFDSNSWKTLDVGTPHWSITNHKDCVPLKGNTYWLATLHRNSYCQYDGLVCFDFTNERFGPVLPLPPDEDDLLVKYAVLSRLRGDKLALLLKFHQPTVDEIWVTTVIDPSQVSWSKFLILDRRPGVPELFWELFPIGFFIDEEKKVAMVLDSKGKLSIFGEDGFFRQVDLPVHPLHPSTNNYHQVCFLYTPSLVQIHKSL
- the LOC104732828 gene encoding putative disease resistance protein At4g11170 isoform X1; this translates as MTSETKPFSIGFLEELIVILEFQQRGSLMVIPIFLTGSSVNADEICRQYPDMAPSWITALTKLTNIAAEYPFSQNPAGMDLFEWFNKIAHDISLVSLYSTPNGLVGLVAMDRHMKVVYDLLDLEVDKEVRTISIWGSGGVGKTTLARYIYAEIFVKFQTCVFLDCVENIEDKVLNFEGEEDPTVVTCSDHDWLEIAKARRKHRKVLLIADDVNGIEQGKWIIEYANWFAPGSRVILISQNKDLLVDAGVKHVYEVRSLRYDEALQLFSQFAFKQSYPPSDFEQLAVRAVHLAGFLPLALRLLGSFLAGKGRENWVAALFKLKAKLGGNIMEVWKLMEPSGDRGQEEWEPAADIMEGNESSEDET
- the LOC104732828 gene encoding putative disease resistance protein At4g11170 isoform X2, with the protein product MTSETKPFSIGFLEELIVILEFQQRGSLMVIPIFLTGSSVNADEICRQYPDMAPSWITALTKLTNIAAEYPFSQNPAVVYDLLDLEVDKEVRTISIWGSGGVGKTTLARYIYAEIFVKFQTCVFLDCVENIEDKVLNFEGEEDPTVVTCSDHDWLEIAKARRKHRKVLLIADDVNGIEQGKWIIEYANWFAPGSRVILISQNKDLLVDAGVKHVYEVRSLRYDEALQLFSQFAFKQSYPPSDFEQLAVRAVHLAGFLPLALRLLGSFLAGKGRENWVAALFKLKAKLGGNIMEVWKLMEPSGDRGQEEWEPAADIMEGNESSEDET